From the genome of Cognaticolwellia beringensis, one region includes:
- a CDS encoding tRNA-uridine aminocarboxypropyltransferase, giving the protein MKIFLLTHERELRRATNTGCLAIENANNLVERILWERIKPNKDLIRLIENNEAALLYSKTDPLPESALTMSSEVTSAIPALTPLTIEEYENIIIIDATWQEAKKIFNQSPYLRSAPHFTLKTESSSLYKLRANQPTGGLCTIECIIEVLKLKGQNKKAAELVIKFDQFNG; this is encoded by the coding sequence ATGAAAATATTTTTACTAACACATGAGCGTGAATTACGTAGGGCAACCAACACTGGCTGTCTAGCGATAGAAAATGCTAATAACCTAGTTGAACGTATTCTTTGGGAAAGAATAAAACCGAATAAAGACCTTATTCGATTGATAGAAAATAATGAGGCGGCACTGTTATATTCGAAAACAGATCCTTTACCAGAATCCGCATTGACAATGTCATCAGAAGTAACATCTGCAATACCTGCGTTAACACCACTGACAATTGAAGAGTATGAAAATATCATCATTATTGATGCTACATGGCAAGAAGCAAAAAAAATATTTAATCAGAGCCCATATTTAAGGAGTGCGCCACATTTTACCCTGAAAACAGAAAGCAGTTCTTTATATAAACTTAGAGCCAATCAACCTACGGGTGGCCTTTGCACCATCGAATGTATAATTGAAGTTTTAAAACTGAAAGGGCAAAATAAAAAAGCAGCAGAGCTGGTAATAAAGTTTGACCAATTTAATGGTTAA
- a CDS encoding homocysteine S-methyltransferase family protein translates to MKLPATLPIILDGGMGRELERIGAPFQQPEWSAHALIESPHYVSQVHRNFINAGAEIITTNTYALVPFHIGEKRFKEQGADLIKLAAKLARDCVNDNDVGDLDVSGNVNVNSKVLVAGCIPPVLGSYRPDLFSVTQAKPLLEALIVNQEADIDFWLAETISSIEEAAMIKARTAQTIKPTWIAFTVKDEINTESRLRSGETVFAAVSQIAGQHVSAILFNCSAVEVMESVLINAKQALLALGLEGKVQLGVYANNFPPIGELREANNDEGLSIIRNDISPIRYREFVSAWINAGASIVGGCCGVSPDHIKKLSELKKL, encoded by the coding sequence ATGAAATTACCCGCTACATTGCCAATAATTCTTGATGGTGGCATGGGTCGAGAGCTCGAACGCATTGGTGCGCCCTTTCAACAACCAGAATGGTCAGCACACGCGTTAATTGAATCTCCCCATTATGTCTCACAAGTACATCGTAACTTTATTAATGCCGGAGCTGAAATTATTACCACAAATACCTACGCTTTAGTGCCGTTTCATATTGGTGAGAAACGCTTTAAAGAACAAGGGGCTGATCTCATCAAGCTGGCCGCTAAATTAGCTCGCGACTGCGTTAATGATAACGATGTTGGTGACCTTGATGTGAGTGGTAACGTTAACGTAAATTCCAAGGTGTTAGTTGCCGGATGTATTCCACCCGTTTTAGGCTCATACCGACCCGATTTATTTTCAGTGACACAAGCCAAGCCTTTGCTTGAAGCTTTAATAGTAAATCAAGAAGCTGATATCGACTTTTGGTTAGCTGAAACAATATCGTCAATCGAAGAAGCGGCCATGATCAAAGCCCGCACGGCACAAACAATCAAACCTACTTGGATTGCATTCACCGTTAAAGACGAAATAAACACTGAATCACGGCTACGTTCTGGAGAAACTGTTTTTGCGGCGGTTAGCCAAATAGCTGGGCAGCATGTTTCGGCGATATTATTTAACTGTAGTGCGGTTGAAGTTATGGAATCAGTGCTGATCAATGCGAAACAAGCGTTATTAGCACTTGGCCTTGAAGGCAAAGTTCAGCTAGGTGTGTATGCGAACAATTTCCCACCCATTGGTGAACTTCGAGAAGCAAATAATGATGAAGGTTTATCGATTATAAGAAATGATATATCGCCAATAAGATACCGCGAATTCGTATCGGCTTGGATTAATGCTGGCGCATCTATCGTCGGTGGCTGCTGTGGCGTTTCTCCAGATCATATAAAAAAGTTATCTGAGCTTAAAAAGCTGTAG
- a CDS encoding DUF1428 domain-containing protein, translating to MSHYIDGFVHAIPRDRLENYKRLVAKVAEIWKEHGALDYWECVGDDLHLAGTRSFIDLVDAKEDETILFGWVVFDSREERDLANAKVAADPRMEQLMAESNIEFDAQRMAYGGFQPFISSTNVNA from the coding sequence ATGTCTCATTACATAGACGGATTCGTTCATGCGATTCCCCGAGATCGACTAGAAAATTACAAACGCCTTGTAGCAAAAGTCGCAGAAATTTGGAAGGAACATGGTGCACTTGACTACTGGGAATGTGTTGGGGATGATTTACATTTAGCGGGAACTCGCTCGTTCATTGATCTCGTTGACGCTAAGGAAGATGAAACCATCTTGTTTGGTTGGGTCGTTTTTGATTCTCGTGAGGAACGTGACTTGGCTAACGCGAAAGTTGCAGCCGATCCGAGAATGGAGCAATTGATGGCCGAATCAAATATAGAATTTGATGCTCAACGGATGGCGTATGGTGGATTCCAACCCTTCATTTCATCGACCAACGTGAATGCCTAA
- a CDS encoding B12-binding domain-containing radical SAM protein, producing the protein MAAQKHHTELPVTQIHLTEDNTQKNASKIDKAAPKIVLATLNARYFHTSFGLRYLYANLQELQGFCEIKEFIIQTRAIDIVEQILATKPDIVGFGVYIWNIVETTDVVSLLKVIAPEIKIVLGGPEVSYETEQQAIVASADYVLTGPADLSFYQLCKDIINDAPLDKKILNSKPVELKDLASPYQYYTDEDLTHRLLYVEASRGCPFKCEFCLSSLDKTSVPFEIVLFLEQMEILYNRGARNFKFIDRTFNLNINTTMQIMQFFLDRMTDDLYLHFEVVPDHLPRKLKELLAQFPEGSLQFEIGIQTFNTEVQKNISRKQNNAKSKDNLIWLKDNTHAHIHADLIFGLPGETFDSFKDSFNQLYHCRPHEIQMGILKRLKGSPIIRHTEAFDLRFNPLPPFNILSTDRVSFATMQRINRFARYWDMIGNSGRFKYALPHILSDEPFDDFMAITEWIFNKTGQIHKINLKKLFELISQAVEALYPEKHALVIEKIEQDYEAAKLKSLFSSLNLYQVTNIVAPSKNKALKRQQQHMS; encoded by the coding sequence ATGGCAGCGCAAAAACATCACACTGAATTACCCGTTACACAAATTCATCTTACTGAAGATAATACTCAAAAAAACGCCTCTAAAATAGACAAAGCTGCGCCTAAAATTGTGCTTGCGACCCTTAACGCTCGTTACTTTCACACCAGTTTTGGTTTACGTTACCTGTACGCTAATTTGCAAGAGTTACAGGGATTTTGTGAAATTAAAGAGTTTATTATTCAAACGCGTGCCATTGATATTGTTGAACAAATATTAGCAACGAAACCTGATATTGTCGGTTTTGGGGTTTATATTTGGAACATTGTTGAAACTACTGATGTGGTAAGCCTGTTAAAAGTTATTGCGCCTGAAATTAAAATTGTTTTAGGTGGCCCAGAAGTAAGTTATGAAACTGAGCAACAAGCGATTGTTGCCAGTGCCGATTATGTGTTAACTGGTCCAGCAGATTTAAGTTTTTATCAACTGTGTAAAGACATTATTAACGATGCGCCACTAGACAAAAAAATTCTCAATTCCAAACCTGTTGAGCTAAAAGATCTTGCATCGCCTTATCAGTATTATACTGATGAAGATTTAACTCACCGTTTGCTTTATGTTGAAGCGTCGCGTGGTTGTCCGTTTAAGTGTGAATTTTGTTTATCGTCTTTGGATAAAACCTCAGTACCATTTGAGATAGTGCTATTTCTTGAGCAAATGGAAATTTTGTATAACCGTGGCGCGCGTAATTTTAAGTTTATTGATAGAACCTTTAACTTAAACATTAATACTACAATGCAAATTATGCAGTTTTTCTTAGACCGAATGACTGACGATCTATACCTACATTTTGAAGTGGTGCCCGATCACCTGCCGAGAAAGTTAAAAGAGTTGTTAGCACAGTTTCCTGAAGGCAGTTTACAGTTTGAAATTGGCATACAAACCTTTAATACCGAAGTACAAAAAAATATTAGCCGTAAGCAAAATAATGCTAAGTCGAAAGATAATTTAATTTGGTTGAAAGATAATACTCACGCACATATTCATGCCGATCTTATTTTTGGTTTACCGGGTGAAACCTTCGATAGTTTTAAAGATAGCTTTAACCAGCTTTATCATTGCAGGCCGCATGAAATTCAAATGGGTATTTTGAAACGATTGAAGGGCAGCCCAATCATCAGGCATACCGAAGCGTTCGACTTACGGTTTAATCCTTTGCCACCATTTAATATATTAAGCACCGACAGGGTCAGCTTCGCCACCATGCAACGTATTAATCGCTTTGCCCGTTATTGGGACATGATTGGTAATTCAGGGCGCTTTAAATACGCATTACCCCATATATTGTCCGATGAGCCATTTGATGATTTTATGGCGATTACTGAATGGATTTTTAACAAAACGGGGCAGATACATAAAATTAATTTGAAAAAGTTATTTGAGCTAATTTCGCAAGCCGTTGAAGCTTTGTATCCAGAAAAACATGCTTTGGTGATCGAAAAAATTGAGCAAGATTATGAGGCTGCTAAGCTGAAAAGTCTGTTTAGTAGCCTGAATCTTTATCAGGTTACCAACATAGTAGCCCCAAGTAAAAATAAAGCCTTAAAGCGCCAACAACAACACATGAGCTAG
- the trxC gene encoding thioredoxin TrxC, with protein sequence MSDSSMLIVCANCCTKNRLASGKLNDKPVCGKCGKTVLSTKPIVGSDNNFSRFVTGNGLPVVVDFWAEWCGPCKQFAPTYEQVAGEMFTQACFVKLDTEHNQQTAGGYNIRSIPTLMIFHHGKEIARMSGALPKAQFKQWLAENLPAV encoded by the coding sequence ATGTCTGATTCATCTATGCTAATCGTTTGTGCTAACTGCTGTACTAAAAATCGTTTAGCCAGCGGAAAACTTAACGATAAGCCCGTATGTGGTAAGTGCGGTAAAACTGTGCTTTCAACAAAACCGATTGTAGGTAGCGATAACAATTTCAGCCGTTTTGTCACAGGTAATGGTTTGCCCGTTGTGGTCGACTTTTGGGCTGAATGGTGTGGGCCATGCAAACAATTTGCACCTACCTATGAACAGGTTGCAGGTGAAATGTTTACGCAAGCTTGCTTTGTGAAGTTAGACACTGAGCATAACCAACAAACTGCTGGTGGCTATAATATTCGCTCAATTCCTACGTTAATGATCTTTCATCACGGTAAAGAAATTGCGCGTATGTCAGGCGCTTTACCCAAAGCTCAATTTAAACAATGGCTAGCTGAAAATTTACCCGCTGTTTGA
- a CDS encoding DUF6868 family protein: protein MDINEITTFFGWCTVINLAVYLFSALAIIVFKRFTTNLHSKVMGIDAKALPQLYFNYLGNYKLGILIFNLAPYLALKLMV from the coding sequence ATGGATATTAATGAAATTACTACTTTTTTTGGTTGGTGTACGGTCATTAATTTGGCTGTTTATCTGTTTTCAGCATTGGCTATAATCGTGTTTAAACGTTTTACGACTAACCTGCACAGTAAAGTAATGGGAATAGATGCTAAAGCGTTACCGCAACTGTACTTTAACTATTTGGGAAACTATAAGTTAGGTATTCTGATATTTAATCTTGCTCCCTATTTGGCATTGAAGTTAATGGTTTAG